A window from Athalia rosae chromosome 5, iyAthRosa1.1, whole genome shotgun sequence encodes these proteins:
- the LOC105682954 gene encoding uncharacterized protein LOC105682954, producing MESSTNASFSLKSSTKRKIADISNESIVPIPTDKSVKMQRAGSAFIETSKRSPTQHTSSARATKSATTKLRGKKAKLAPKPNLVTRPRAKVFASDVTQIPNQSSESPLWMGAEIFEKSEIERKLEHALRQIEKLKKVNLDMATRIESFKSKRPEFGQQLSAVDLNRTDIQRSLEHNKQQRRASSLSNLSQGRSYTPAEDELIDIDHNNAGHPHQVDSGASPTRHPNHQHEGTNQRRAHSFFTGRLKVPLEVFTEATRITPSSPGYT from the exons ATGGAATCATCCACCAACGCATCCTTTTCTCTTAAATCTTCGACCAAGAGAAAAATTGCTGATATCTCAAACGAATCAATCGTACCCATCCCAACCGACAAATCTGTGAAAATGCAGCGCGCCGGATCCGCGTTCATAGAGACATCCAAGAGATCTCCCACACAGCACACGTCATCGGCACGGGCTACAAAAAGCGCAACAACGAAATTGCGCGGCAAAAAAGCTAAATTGGCACCGAAACCCAACTTAGTTACGCGCCCAAGAGCCAAAGTTTTCGCATCTGATGTAACACAAATTCCCAATCAATCCAGCGAATCTCCGTTATGGATGGGAGccgagattttcgaaaaatccgaaATAGAACGGAAACTCGAACACGCGTTACGTCAAATCGAGAAGCTCAAGAAAGTAAACTTGGACATGGCAACCCGAATCGAGTCATTTAAAAGTAAGAGACCCGAATTCGGTCAACAGCTGAGCGCCGTGGATTTAAACCGAACGGACATTCAGCGGAGCCTGGAGCACAACAAACAACAACGTCGAGCATCATCACTCAGCAACCTAAGCCAAGGCCGCAGCTACACACCAGCGGAGGACGAGCTCATCGACATTGACCACAATAACGCCGGCCACCCCCACCAGGTTGACAGCGGAGCCTCGCCTACGCGTCATCCGAATCACCAACACGAAGGGACCAACCAAA GAAGGGCACACAGTTTCTTCACCGGACGCTTGAAGGTACCGCTGGAAGTCTTCACTGAAGCCACTCGGATAACGCCGTCCTCCCCTGGGTACACCTGA
- the LOC125501163 gene encoding uridine 5'-monophosphate synthase-like, giving the protein MEDQLKNCAVRLFDVNAVKFGNFVTKAGLQTPVYFDLRVIVSHPSLMVSSFHMRARIFLGYGIHHWQKFQKALSSLLWNLSENSGGATQLCGVPYTALPLATLISVEADMPMLIRRKEVKSYGTKKLIEGEFKEGEICVIVEDVVTTGSSILETAKDLLNEGLKVQEAIVILDREQGGKNNLKINGIRMRSLYTLSSFMGYLLEARKVTLPVVESVSSYLKRTHVPSLSGNDEKSLNRLQLRFEERAKLTKNRAAAKLLDLMSTKETTLCLAVDLIDTDAILELANMAGPHIAVLKTHVDAIENFTSEFPKALRELAEKHNFLIMEDRKFADIGNTVSLQYRNGIYKIANWADFVTAHTLPGYGIIAGLKDGLEGISADRGIFLVTEMSCQGALTLGDYVKSSVVLSKSSNLVAGLVCQANVFADPGLVQLTPGVRLTETTDTLGQRYNTPHSVVHAGADLVVVGRGVTEARDKRSAIVEYKSKLWQAYVERTSS; this is encoded by the exons ATGGAAGACCAATTGAAGAATTGTGCCGTCAGACTTTTCGATGTAAACGCGGTGAAGTTCGGTAATTTTGTCACCAAAGCCGGCCTACAGACGCCTGTTTATTTTGACTTGAGAGTCATAGTTTCGCATCCCAGTTTAATGGTAAGTTCATTTCACATGAGAGCTCGTATCTTTCTCGGCTATGGAATTCATCACtggcaaaaatttcagaaagctCTATCGAGTTTACTATGGAACTTGTCAGAAAATAGTGGAGGTGCGACTCAATTATGCGGAGTCCCTTATACAGCTCTGCCATTAGCAACTCTGATATCGGTAGAGGCGGATATGCCCATGCTCATAAGACGCAAGGAAGTTAAAAGTTACGGGACCAAGAAATTGATCGAGGGTGAATTCAAGGAGGGGGAAATTTGCGTAATCGTCGAGGACGTCGTGACCACCGGTAGCAGTATCTTAGAAACCGCCAAAGATCTGCTCAACGAAGGATTGAAAGTCCAAGAAGCCATCGTCATTCTCGATCGGGAGCAAGGTGGCAAGAACAATCTAAAAATCAACGGTATACGAATGAGAAGTCTGTATACTCTGTCTAGTTTTATGGGTTACCTTCTAGAAGCTAGAAAAGTTACGTTGCCCGTAGTAGAAAGCGTTTCAAGTTACTTGAAACGAACTCATGTTCCCAGTCTTTCAGGGAACGACG AAAAATCTCTGAATCGGTTGCAGTTGAGGTTTGAGGAACGGGCCAAGCTAACCAAAAATCGCGCAGCTGCAAAATTGCTCGATCTCATGTCCACGAAAGAGACCACTCTCTGTTTAGCGGTGGATCTAATCGACACGGATGCGATTTTGGAACTCGCCAACATGGCTGGACCTCACATAGCCGTGTTGAAAACACACGTCgacgcgattgaaaattttacgagcgAATTTCCAAAAGCGCTTCGCGAGCTAGCCGAAAAGCACAATTTTCTGATTATGGAAGACAGAAAATTCGCCGACATTGGAAATACCGTGTCTTTGCAATACAGAAATGGAATCTACAAAATAGCAAACTGGGCAGATTTCGTTACTGCCCACACACTTCCAGGCTATGGTATTATTGCTGGTTTGAAAGACGGACTCGAAGGTATTTCCGCGGATCGTGGAATATTTCTGGTCACAGAAATGTCCTGTCAAGGTGCGCTCACATTGGGAGACTACGTCAAAAGTTCGGTCGTTTTGTCAAAGTCGTCAAACTTAGTCGCAGGTCTGGTCTGCCAAGCAAATGTTTTCGCCGACCCAGGTCTCGTACAATTGACACCTGGAGTCCGATTAACCGAGACCACCGACACCTTGGGACAGCGGTACAACACTCCACACTCAGTCGTCCACGCCGGTGCAGATCTCGTTGTTGTAGGCAGAGGGGTGACCGAGGCCAGAGATAAAAGATCGGCGATCGTCGAATACAAATCAAAATTATGGCAAGCCTATGTGGAACGAACGAGCAGTTGA